TGCTGGCGTTATTGCTGGCGCAGGCGGTAAGCAAAAGTACGGGAACTACGATGAGAGCAGGGAAAACATTAGCCATTATTATTCCTCAGAGATATATAACATTGCCGTTAGCGGCATCTTGTTGTTGTCTGAAATATGAACAACAAGCTGACCGTATTCAACCACGTTATTTTTGAGGAAAAGATTAGTTCACGGCGATCGTTTCGGTCGTCAGGATGCTATTTCGCCCGCGATTTTTCGCCTGATAAAGGGCTTTGTCTGCGAGGCTCAGGGCATCGTCTACGCTGCCTTCGACGAAGGGGGCAAGTCCGATACTGACGGTAACGTTGGTGGCGACCTGGTTATTAAACATATGCGGAATGTCCAAATCGAAAACGCGCTGGCGGATCCTTTCCGCCGACTGCATGGCACGTTCAGCATCGATGTTGGTGAGCATAATCATGAACTCTTCCCCGCCGTAGCGCGTGACAATATCCCTTGAACGCACGGCATCGCGAATTGCCGCCGAAACGCGGATCAGGGCCTGATCGCCCATCGCATGGCCGTAGTGGTCGTTGTAGGACTTGAAGTGGTCGATGTCCAGCAGCAAAACGTAGTGGCTACCGTGACCGGACGCCTGAATATGTTCGAGGCGGTTTTGAAAGCCGCGGCGGTTGTACAGGCCGGTTAAAGGATCGAGCATGCTGAGGTCGGTCAGCGTCTCTTTTTCTTCGAGTAATTTATTCATCAGCCGCTGGGTGAAACGGTCATTACGCTTCTGAATAATATGCTGAATAGTGATACCGATGGCGGGCAGAGCAATGGAATAAATCACTCGGAGCCATTGGTCAACGTTGCCCAGCCAAAGTACGACCAGCGCAACGGGCAGACTGTGCAGCAGGAAAGCCACGATATTATTAATAAATGAAATGGCGCCAATAAAAAGCACCGACATCAGGCTAATCACCAGAAATGAGGTGTCCAGATCCCCGATAGCCGCGTTTTTAATGAAAATATGCATGGCCCAGAATAACCCGAGAAATAAAGAGACAAAATTCAGGTTAATCAATTGCTTTTTGTTCATCATCTGCCAGCCAAGCAGCGTCAGGCTGATGAGCAGAATGGCGACAACGGCCGGCGTTATGCGCCCTGCCGAATGGAGCGGAAAGAGCATCGAAAAAGCGGCTGCCAGGGCATTGAGCAGCAAAAATAAACGTAAAGAAAGCTGCTGCTTTGCTTTGAGTAAGGCTCGCCAGGTTTGGGCTGTCATAGAACGATTGTGTCTTGGGTAAGGGCGTCAGGTGTTGTGTGTGTCGTATCAATGAAAAGCGAGTTATCGGCTTTTCTGGCAACTATTGGAATTTTTATAAGGCAAACTAAAGCCGGTGCTCAATCTATCACCTTACTGAAAATCTGTCATTAAATGACGCGTCAACCTTGGCTATTTCAACCATAGGCTGCACACGTTTTCACGCTGACAATTGAGAAAATCTATCATATGATATTGGTTATCATTATCATTGTGGGGCGTGAAGATGCTGCAAAGACGACTCGAAGGTGGCTGGAGTATAATGGTGGCTGGGCTTGCCGTGGCGCTGCTTGCCTGTTTGGATCTCAGTTTCAGCCAGTGGCGCGGGCTGGTGGTCGTAGGGCTGTTGGCAACGGCACTGATGCTGTATCACAAGACATTGAGACACTTTGTTTTGCTGCCATCGTGCGTAGCATTTGCCAGCGGATTGCTGTTGATTATAATGAATTTTGGATCGATGAGATAAACAAGCAGGGGAAGATAAGGAGAGTCACTTCATAAGAAGTGGTGCGAAGAGAGGGACTTGAACCCTCACGTCCGTAAGGACACTAACACCTGAAGCTAGCGCGTCTACCAATTCCGCCACCTTCGCACAGTTTTCAGATTTGCATCTGAAGAGTTTTGATATCGCCTTCGCATTGGTGCGAAGAGAGGGACTTGAACCCTCACGTCCGTAAGAACACTAACACCTGAAGCTAGCGCGTCTACCAATTCCGCCACCTTCGCGCAGTGCGAACGATATCTTTCGTGGTTGTGTTGGTGCGAAGAGAGGGACTTGAACCCTCACGTCCGTAAGAACACTAACACCTGAAGCTAGCGCGTCTACCAATTCCGCCACCTTCGCATACCTGTAATACCGAAGTATCACAACCACGGAGGCGCATTCTAGATGTTTTCTGAGCTTCGTCAACACTTAATTTGGTGCCGCTTTCCTGACTGATGCAAAAAGCGGCACCTTAACGCGTTTAGCGCTTTTTACCCGCTCGGGTCAGCACGGCGCGGTAGACTTTAAAGCGGCCGGTTTGAGCAATAACTTCATGGCTGCCAAACACTTCGTCCAGCACGTTCGGGTACGCAAGGAAGGCGTTTGCCACGATGCGCAATTCGCCGCCCATATTCAAATGACGGGCCGCACCGCGAATAAGCTGGTGCGCCGCGTCGAGGCTTGTCTGCATCCCGTCGTGGAAAGGTGGGTTGGAGATGATCATGTCGAAACGGCCGTTGATTTCCGAGTAGACGTTACTGGCGATCACTTCCCCTTCAATGCCGTTAGCGGCAAGGGTTGCACGGCTGGCGGCCACCGCAGGCGCGCTGACGTCGCTCAGCGTGAGGCGAACTTTTGGTGAGTGGCTGGCGAGAGTAATCGCCAGCACGCCCGCGCCGCAGCCAACGTCCAGCACTTTGCCTTTGGTGTGCGGCGTCAGCGTGGAAAGCAGCAGTTTGCTGCCGGTATCCAGGCCGTCGCGGCTAAAGACGCCCGGCAGGGTTTTCACCGTCATCCCTTCATGAGGGTATTCGCCCCACCAGCTGTTTTCATCAAATGCCGGTTGCTGTTCAAGGCGGCCGTGGTACAGACCGCAACGGCGCGCGCTGTCGATTTTTGTCAGCGGGCAAACTTCAGCCAGGATTTGTTCTGCGCTGCGAACGCCAGAGCGGTTTTCGCCGACGACAAAAACGTCGGTGCCAGCCGGCATTAGTGACAGAATATTCATCAACTGGAACTGAGCTTCCGGCTTGTTTTTCGGCCAGTAGTAGATCAGCGTATTGCTGTCGGCAACGTCATCCGCACCGGCCAGCAGGCCATATCGTGCGTTCTCACCCATCTGCGCGCTTAATACCTGCCAGTGGTGGAATTGCTGGGTGTGGGCGCGGCTGGCGGCGGTGTCGAAACGCGCCGGCAGGTCGTCTTGCATGTCACCGGCAAACAACACACGGCTCTCGGTAAAATCATCGCTGTGGCGCAGCAGTACTTCACTCGCCGGGGTAAACGCACTCATCAAATTGCTCCTGGAAAATCAGAGCGTGGATTATAGAGCTTTAATGGCGTGGATTCGATGAATTTGCTATATTTGCCGCCCGAATTACGCTCTCGACAGGTTTCGCTATGACTTCCCCTTCCCGACGCGACTGGCAGTTACAGCAACTGGGTATTACCCAGTGGGTGCTGCGTCGTCCGGCGGCTTTACAGGGTGAAATTGCGGTCTCTTTGCCCGCGGGCGTGCGTTTGGTGATGGTCGCCGAGACGCCACCGGCCTTGAACGATCCTCTGGTGAGGGACATTTTGCGCAGTATGGCGTTAAGCCCTGAGCAAGTGATGCAGCTGACGCCGGATCGCGTTGCGATGATGCCGTCCGATAGTCGCTGCAATAGCTGGCGCCTTGGCGTTGAGCAGCCCTTAACGCTGAACGGCGCTCAGTTGACGTCCCCGGCGCTTGATGAGCTTTATCACAATGGCAACGCGCGACAGGCGCTGTGGCAACAGATTTGCGAACATGAACACGATATCTTCCCTGACGCCGAATGACATAGCTGCGGCGTATGCCATCGAGCTGCGCAGTCACGCTTTTCCCTGGAGTGAAAAAACCTTTGCCAGCAATCAGGGCGAGCGCTACTTCAATTTACGGCTGGACGTTGATGGCCAGTTTGCCGCTTTTGCAATAACGCAGGTCATTCTCGACGAGGCCACGTTGTTTAATATTGCGGTCGATCCGGCATATCAGCGGCAAGGGCTTGGGAAAGCGCTGCTTGAGCATCTCATTGCTGAGCTTGAGAAGCGGGATGTCTTTACGCTGTGGCTGGAGGTTCGAGCCTCTAACGTTGCGGCGAGGACGCTATACGAAAACCTGGGCTTTAACGAAGCGACGGTGCGTCGCAATTATTATCCTGCAAAAGAAGGTCGGGAAGACGCGATAGTTATGGCGCTCCCCCTCGGTTAATTTTTAAAAGGTGTGTGGATGAACTGGGACTGGATTTTATTTGATGCGGACGAAACGCTGTTTACTTTTGACGCGTTCGGCGGTTTGCAGCGCATGTTTCTCGATTACAGCGTGACCTTTACTGCAGATGATTTCCAGGAGTACCAGGCGGTAAACAAGCCGCTGTGGGTAGACTACCAGAACGGGGCGATTACCGCGCTGCAGCTGCAGCTCAGGCGTTTTGAGGACTGGGCAGGGCGGCTGAATGTGCCGTCAGCTGAGCTTAACGACGCCTTTTTATCCGCCATGGCCGAGATTTGCGCCCCGTTGCCCGGAGCCGTTTCTCTTCTGAACGCGCTTAAAGGCAAGGCCAAACTTGGCATCATCACCAACGGTTTTACCGCACTCCAGCAGATCCGCCTTGAGCGTACCGGCCTGCGTGACTATTTCGATCTGCTGGTGATTTCCGAGCAGGTTGGGGTGGCAAAACCCGATCGCCGCATTTTCGACTATACCTTCGAGCAGATGAAACAGCCTCCGCGCGACCGCGTTTTGATGGTCGGCGACACGGCAGAGTCCGACATTCTTGGCGGCATGAATGCCGGGATAGCAACCTGCTGGCTTAACGCCCACGGGCGCACCGCGCCGGAAGGGATTGAACCGACCTGGCAGGTCACCTCGCTAAGTGAACTGGAGCAACTGCTGTGTAAGCCATGATTGTTGATTGTTAAACCCGCAATGATGGGTAAAATAGCCGCCAAATAACGTTCACTCGCCGCGTGGCTCAAGGCCGCGCGCACTTACAGAAGATGTAATTATGACTTTGTCTCCTTATTTGCAAGAGGTGGCTAAACGCCGCACTTTTGCCATTATTTCTCACCCGGATGCCGGTAAAACGACCATCACCGAAAAGGTACTGCTGTTCGGACAGGCGATCCAGACCGCCGGGACGGTAAAAGGCCGTGGCTCAAGTCAGCACGCTAAATCCGACTGGATGGAGATGGAAAAACAGCGTGGGATCTCGATCACCACCTCGGTGATGCAGTTCCCGTATCGCGACAGCCTGGTAAACCTGCTGGATACCCCGGGACACGAAGACTTCTCCGAAGATACCTACCGTACCCTGACAGCCGTTGACTGCTGCCTGATGGTTATCGATGCCGCAAAAGGGGTAGAAGATCGTACCCGTAAGTTGATGGAAGTCACCCGTCTGCGTGACACGCCGATCATCACCTTTATGAACAAACTGGACCGCGATATTCGCGATCCGATGGAAGTACTGGATGAAGTTGAGCGCGAGCTGAAGATCGGCTGTGCGCCAATCACCTGGCCAATCGGCTGCGGCAAGCTGTTCAAAGGGGTTTACCATCTTTATAAAGATGAAACCTACCTCTATCAGACCGGTAAAGGCCACACGATCCAGGAAGTGCGCATCGTGAAAGGGCTGAACAGCCCGGAACTCGACGCTGCGGTGGGGGAAGATCTCGCTCAGCAGCTGCGCGACGAGCTGGAACTGGTGCAGGGCGCTTCCAACGAATTCGATCACGAGCTGTTCCTGGCCGGTGAAATTACCCCGGTATTCTTCGGGACCGCGCTGGGTAACTTCGGCGTTGACCACATGCTGGATGGCCTGGTGGAGTGGGCGCCGGCCCCGATGCCGCGTAAAACCGACACTCGTCTGGTGGAAGCTGCGGACGAGAAGTTCACCGGTTTCGTCTTTAAGATCCAGGCCAACATGGACCCGAAACACCGTGACCGCGTCGCTTTTATGCGCGTCGTGTCCGGTAAGTATGAAAAGGGCATGAAGCTGCGCCAGGTACGTATCGGCAAAGACGTCATTATTTCTGACGCACTGACCTTTATGGCCGGGGATCGTTCTCACGTGGAAGAAGCTTATCCGGGCGATATTATCGGCCTGCACAACCACGGCACGATTCAGATAGGCGACACCTTTACCCAGGGTGAGATGATGAAGTTCACCGGCATTCCGAACTTCGCCCCGGAACTGTTCCGCCGCATTCGTCTGCGCGATCCGCTTAAGCAGAAGCAGTTGCTTAAAGGCCTGGTTCAGCTGTCTGAAGAAGGTGCCGTGCAGGTGTTCCGTCCTATTGCCAACAACGATCTTATCGTTGGCGCGGTCGGGGTTCTGCAGTTCGACGTGGTCGTTGCTCGCCTGAAAAGCGAATACAACGTGGAAGCGATTTACGAATCGGTCAACGTGGCGACGGCGCGTTGGGTTGAAGGGAACGACGTTAAGAAGTTTGAAGAATTCAAACGCAAAAACGAAGTTCAGCTGGCGCTGGATGGCGGCGACAACCTGACCTATATCGCACCAACGATGGTAAACCTGAACATTACTCAGGAACGTTACCCTGACGTTACCTTCCGTAAAACGCGCGAGCATTAATTGTCAGTCAGAGCGCGGCGTTCGCCGCGCTCTTCTCACTTTCCCTGTCTTTTGAATCCCTTGCAGAATCCTCTTAATTTCCTGCTAATCCTGCGTCATTGCTGCTTTTTCCATCAACACGTCATGCACTTTTATGATTGTGATCTATATTTAACAAAGTGATGACATTTTTATTGGACGAAAGCTCCGGGAATTAATCATTTTCTGGTGTCTTGTTAGCGTTTCCTCAGGTCATCTCAATATTAATAGCTGATTTTTTCAGCTTACGGGAAACGAGAAAGCTCAAATGATGAGCAAACCTACAGGAATTAATCGATGACTACGACTAAGATTTCAAAAACTCTGCTGGCGGTTGTGTTGGGTTCTGTACTGGCAAGCACCAGCGCCTTTGCCGAAGACACTCTGCTCAATAAAACGGAATCCACCGCTGATAGCGCAGGGAAAAAAATCGATAGCTCAATGACTAAAGTCGGTAATTTCATGGACGACAGCGGCATCACAGCGAAAGTTAAAGCAGCACTGGTTGACGATAAAAACATCAAAAGTACCGACATTTCGGTCAAAACCGACAATAAAGTGGTCACCCTGAGCGGTTTTGTCGAGAGCCAGGCGCAGGCCGAGCAGGCTGTCGCCACGGCGAAAAAAGTGGAAGGCGTGACCTCGGTTAGCGACAAACTTCACGTTCGCGACGCTAAAACGCAGTCGGTGAAAGGTTATGCCGGTGATGCGGCCACAACCAGCGAGATCAAAGCGAAATTATTGGCCGACAGCATTGTGCCGTCCCGCCATGTAAAAGTGGAAACCACGGACGGAGTGGTTCAGCTGTCCGGTGAGGTGAAGTCCGCCGCCCAGTCTGAGAAGGCTGAAAGCATTGCCAAAGCTGTCGAAGGCGTAAAAAGCGTTAAAAACGATCTGAAAGTGAAGTAAAGCAGCACCCGAAATGGCTTCCTGGACTCGTGCCGGGAAGCGATAAGCACCACCCTTATACATTATCGCCTGCGGGTGAGCCATTCGGCGCTCGTGAAGAAGCGATAAGATTCACTATGGTTAAGGAGAGTCTATGTTTCGTTGGGGCATTATTTTTCTGGTTATAGCTTTGATCGCTGCGGCCCTGGGCTTCGGTGGTCTGGCGGGTACCGCAGCAGGTGCTGCAAAAATCGTCTTTATTGTCGGGATCATTCTGTTCCTGGTCAGCCTGTTTATGGGGCGCAGACGTCCTTAGCAACAGTCATTAAGTAACATGCCGATACAAAAGCCAGTCCCCGTGACTGGCTTTCGCCGTTTTACTTAGCGCGCTATGGGTATAGGGTAGAAACTCATAACAACAGAATTCAGGAAAGCAGGGTGGGAAATCGTATACCCGTTACGCTCGGCAATATTGCGCCGCTGGCGAGCAAACCTTTTCGTCCTGGAAAACTCGCACTGATTTGTGAAGGGGGCGGGCAGCGCGGGATCTTTACGGCCGGGGTTCTGGACGAATTTATGCGCGCGGAATTCAACCCCTTTGATCTGTTTCTGGGCACCTCAGCCGGGGCGCAGAACCTCTCAGCCTACGTTTGCAATCAGCCGGGATACGCGCGCCGCGTCATTACGCGCTTCACCACGACGAGGGACTTCTTCAATCCGCTACGCTTTGCGCGTGGAGGTCACCTGATCGATCTCGACTGGCTGATTGAGTCGACCTCGGCCAGATTGCCCCTGTCGATGTCCAGTGCTGACCCGCTGTTTGAGCAGGGAAAAGAGTTCTTTATGTGTGCCTGCCGCAGCGATAACTATGCGGCGAATTATTTTTCGCCGACCGCGGATAGCTGGCTTAATTTGCTGAAAGCCTCCAGCGCCATTCCCGGTTTTTACCGCTCAGGCGTGGACATTGACGGCGTCAGCTATCAGGACGGGGGCATCAGCGATGCGGTACCGGTGCGGGAAGCGGTCAATCGCGGGGCGGATACGCTGGTAGTCATTCGCACCGTACCTTCACAGATGTACTACACGCCGCAGTGGTTCAAACATATGGAGCGCTGGTTGGGTGACAGCAGCCTACAGCCGCTTTTGAACCTGGTGCAGCATCACGAAGAAAGCTACCGTGAGATCCAAAGTTTCATTGAGAAGCCGCCCGGTAAACTTCGAATCTTCGAGATTTATCCGCCGAAAGCGCTGCTAAGCAGCGCGCTGGGCAGCCGCTTGCCCTCGCTGACGGCGGATTATCAAACGGGGCGCTTGTGCGGGCGCTATTTCCTGGCCACCATTGGCAAGCTGCTGGTGGCGAAGCCACCGTTAAGGCGTCATCTGCCGCGTATTAATACGCCTGGCCCATTGGTCATTTCTCCCACGGCGGCGGCAAACGAATCGCTGGTTAAGCCGATAGATCCTGGCCTGCAGGCGAATGATGCCGCGTTTGATAATGAGGATCTTGCGTGAGTTTTACGTTCTACGACACCCATTGCCACTTTGATTTTCCTCCCTTTACCGGGGATGAAGAGCACAGTCTCGCGCTGGCCGCTGAGGCCGGGGTGCGTAAAATCATCGTGCCCGCAATAGAAGCCGGACGTTTTAATCGCGTACTCGCGCTTGCGCAGAAGCACCCGGCGCTTTATGCCGCCCTCGGTATGCATCCGATTGTGATTGAAAAGCATGATGAAGCGGGGCTTACCGCGTTAGAGGATCTTTTGCGGCAAAAACCGGCGAAGCTTATCGCCATCGGGGAGATTGGGCTGGATCTTTATCGCGAAGATCCGCAGTTCGACAGGCAGGAATTTATCCTCGGCGAGCAGCTAAAGCTGGCGAAGCGTTACGATCTGCCGGTGCTGCTTCACTCCCGTCGTACCCACGACAAGTTGGCGCTGCACCTGAAGCGCCATAATTTACCCAGAACCGGCGTGGTGCACGGTTTTGCCGGTAGCTTGCAGCAGGCGGAACGTTTTATAGCGATGGGCTATCGGATTGGCGTCGGCGGCACCATCACCTATCCGCGAGCCAGCAAAACCCGGGATGTGATGGCCCGTCTGCCGCTTTCATCGCTGTTGCTGGAAACCGATGCGCCGGATATGCCGCTGAACGGCTGGCAGGGGCAGCCCAACCGCCCGGAACGCGCGGCGAAGGTCTTCGACACGCTGTGTGAATTACGCCCCGAGCCAGCAGAAATCATTGCTAATGCCTTGAAAAACAACGCAGACGAATTATTCGCCTTCTAATGAGTCACGCTCAAAGTGTGACTTCCATCACCTTGCTATGTAAATGTTTCTATACATTTCGTCCTATACGTGATTGCTCCGGCACTTTTCCCATGCCTGTGGTTATAATCCGCGCGCTAAAAAGGGGCTGCTAAAGCCCGAATCTTTCCAGTTGATACACAGGGATACTGTATGCAAATACTCATGGGATTGATCGGCATGGTGGCATTGCTGCTGATCGCCGTTTTACTCTCCAGCAACCGCAAGGCGATCAACCTGCGCACAGTCATTGGCGCGTGGCTTATCCAGATCGGTATCGGGGCGCTGATCCTTTACGTTCCCGTCGGGCGTAAAGTCCTGCTCGCGATGTCTGAAGGGGTGGCGAACGTCATCGCCTACGGCAACTCAGGGATTTCCTTCCTGTTTGGCGGGCTGGTTTCTGACAAAATGTTTGAAGTCTTTGGCGGCGGCGGCTTTATCTTCGCGCTGCGAGTACTGCCGATCATCGTCTTCTTCTCCTCGCTTATTGCCGTGCTTTACTACCTCGGCGTGATGCAGTTAGTGATCCGCATCCTCGGCGGCGGTTTACGCAAGGTGCTAAAAACTTCGCGTACCGAATCCTTGTCAGCAACCGCGAATATCTTCGTCGGGCAAACTGAAGCCCCGCTTGTGGTTCGGCCTTACATCTCGACCATGACCCGTTCTGAACTGTTTGCCGTGATGTGCGGTGGCCTTGCCTCCGTGGCGGGCTCCGTGCTGGCGGGTTATGCACAAATGGGCGTGCCGCTGGAATACCTGATAGCCGCGTCATTTATGGCCGCGCCGGGCGGGCTGCTGTTTGCCAAGATCATGCTGCCTGAGACAGAAACGCCGAACGACACGCCGGAGCTGGAGTCGATGAAAAACGATCCCGACCGCCCGGCTAACGTTCTGGATGCGGCGGCGTCTGGCGCAGCCTCAGGGATGCAGCTGGCGCTGAATGTCGGGGCGATGCTGCTGGCGTTTGTTGCGCTAATTGCCTTGCTGAACGGTATGCTTTCCGGCATCGGGGGCTGGTTCAACTATCCGCAACTTTCGCTGGAATTGATGCTCGGCTGGGTGTTCTCACCGGTAGCCTGGCTGATTGGCGTGCCGTGGAGTGAGGCGACAGTAGCCGGATCGTTTATCGGCCAGAAGCTGATCATCAACGAGTTTGTCGCCTACCTGAACTTCGGCGCTTACCTGAAGGATGATGCCGAAGTGGCTGCGGCGGGCCTGCAGGTGCTTTCTGGCCATACTAAGGCGATTATCTCCTTCGCACTGTGTGGATTTGCTAACCTTTCTTCTATCGCCATTCTGATCGGCGGCCTGGGCAGCATGGCGCCAAACCGTCGGCATGATGTGGCTCAACTGGGCATGAAGGCCGTGGCGGCGGGGACGCTGTCCAACCTGATGAGTGCCACTATCGCCGGGCTTTTCCTGGCGCTGTAATCTGCAACAGAAATGTTATAATAATAACATTAAGCGGTAACCGATGGCTGGCGCCCTGCCAGCCATTTTCTTGCTTCCCGGCGCAATTTAGCGCGTTATTTTGTTTCTTTAATCACATATACTCTATGAAATCTTGCAATTCCCGCTTTGGCTTTTGTGAGGCGAGACACAAAATTGCATCGGTGGTGAGTGTTAGAATTCTAACATTGCAACCGGCAATGTGCGGTGAGAAGGATCTCAATGTGAGGGGAACCCTGGTGACCACTCTTCTTCAAGGAACCAAGTCCGCTCCAACGTGTTGAGTTTCCAGGCCGGAGACTTATTTACCTTTTGTTGGAGAGCGTTATGACCGATTTAACCCAAAGCAGCCTGCGTGCACTGAAACTGATGGATCTGACTACCCTGAACGAGGATGACACTAATGAGAAAGTCATCGCTCTGTGTCATCAGGCGAAAACGGCCGTCGGTAACACCGCTGCAATCTGTATCTACCCGCGTTTTATCCCAATTGCCCGTAAAACCCTGAAAGAGCAGGGTACGCCGGACATCCGCATTGCGACCGTTACTAACTTCCCGCACGGTAACGACGATATCGACATCGCGCTGGCAGAAACCCGCGCCGCTATCGCTTACGGCGCAGATGAAGTGGACGTGGTCTTTCCATACCGTGCGCTGATTGCCGGTAACGAGCAGGTAGGTTTCGACCTGGTGAAAGCGTGTAAAGACGCCTGCGCCAGCGCTAACGTACTGCTGAAAGTGATCATCGAAACCGGAGAGCTGAAAACCGAAGAACTGATCCGTAAAGCTTCTGCCATCGCGATCAAAGCCGGGGCCGACTTCATCAAAACCTCGACCGGTAAAGTACCTGTTAACGCCACGCCGGAAAGCGCTCGCATCATGATGGAAGTGATCCGCGACATGGGCGTGGAAAAAACCGTAGGCTTCAAACCGGCCGGTGGCGTTCGTTCTGCTGAAGATGCTGCGCAGTTCCTCGCTATCGCGGACGATCTGTTCGGTGCCGATTGGGCCGACTCCCGCCATTACCGCTTTGGGGCGTCCAGCCTGTTAGCCAGCCTGCTGAAAGCGCTGGGCCACGGCGACGGTAAAAGCGCCAGCAGCTACTGATTACTCGTCATACTTCAAGCCGCAGGTGCGTAAGCTGCACTCCCTCACCCCAAGGGGCCAGTGCAAGCGTGGTTCAAAACGCTAAGCGTTTTGTCCTGCGACTCGAATTATCCTGAGTATTCTTTCTTTGCGGCGGGTTTTCCGCCGCCTTTCACCCGCATTTCTTAGGGGGTTGCCGTGTTTCTCGCACAAGAAATTATTCGTAAAAAACGTGATGGCCTGGTACTGAGCGACGAAGAGATTCGTTTCTTTATCAACGGGATTCGCGATAACACTGTCTCTGAAGGGCAAATTGCTGCCCTGGCGATGACCATTTTCTTCCACGACATGACCATGCCGGAAAGGGTGTCGCTGACGATGGCGATGCGGGATTCCGGCACCGTGCTGGACTGGAAAAGCCTTAATCTCAATGGGCCGATTGTAGATAAACACTCCACCGGCGGCGTGGGTGATGTCACTTCGCTAATGCTTGGCCCAATGGTGGCGGCCTGCGGTGGCTATGTGCCGATGATTTCAGGCCGTGGCCTGGGGCACACCGGCGGGACGCTGGACAAGCTGGAGGCGATTCCGGGCTTCGATATCTTCCCGGACGACAATGGCTTCCGGGACATTATTAAGAACGTCGGGGTGGCTATCATCGGCCAGACCAGCTCGCTGGCACCGGCGGACAAACGTTTTTATGCCACCCGCGACATTACCGCGACGGTGGATTCCATTCCGCTTATCACGGCTTCCATTCTGGCGAAAAAACTGGCCGAGGGGCTGGACGCGCTGGTGATGGACGTGAAAGTAGGCAGCGGCGCATTTATGCCGACTTACGAGCTTTCAGCACAGTTGGCAGAGGCTATCGTTGGCGTTTCCAACGGCGCGGGCGTGAAGACCACCGCACTGCTGACTGATATGAACCAGGTACTGGCTTCCAGCGCGGGCAACGCGGTAGAAGTTCGCGAAGCGGTGCAGTTCCTGACGGGGGAATACCGTAACCCACGTCTGTTTGATGTGACGATGGCGCTGTGCGTGGAAATGCTGATTTCCGGCAAGCTTGCTAAAGACGAAACGGAAGCCCGCGCGAAGCTTCAGGCCGGGCTGGACAACGGCAAGGCAGCCGAAGTATTTGGCCGCATGGTTGCCGCACAGAAAGGCCCGAGTGACTTCGTTGAAAATTATGCGAAGTACCTGCCGACGGCAATGCTGAGCAAAGCGGTGTATGCCGAAACGTCCGGTTTTGTTTCCGCGATGGATACCCGCGCGCTGGGCATGGCGGTGGTGTCGATGGGCGGCGGT
This Klebsiella michiganensis DNA region includes the following protein-coding sequences:
- the prfC gene encoding peptide chain release factor 3 (stimulates the release of release factors 1 and 2 from the ribosome after hydrolysis of the ester bond in peptidyl-tRNA has occurred; GDP/GTP-binding protein), producing the protein MTLSPYLQEVAKRRTFAIISHPDAGKTTITEKVLLFGQAIQTAGTVKGRGSSQHAKSDWMEMEKQRGISITTSVMQFPYRDSLVNLLDTPGHEDFSEDTYRTLTAVDCCLMVIDAAKGVEDRTRKLMEVTRLRDTPIITFMNKLDRDIRDPMEVLDEVERELKIGCAPITWPIGCGKLFKGVYHLYKDETYLYQTGKGHTIQEVRIVKGLNSPELDAAVGEDLAQQLRDELELVQGASNEFDHELFLAGEITPVFFGTALGNFGVDHMLDGLVEWAPAPMPRKTDTRLVEAADEKFTGFVFKIQANMDPKHRDRVAFMRVVSGKYEKGMKLRQVRIGKDVIISDALTFMAGDRSHVEEAYPGDIIGLHNHGTIQIGDTFTQGEMMKFTGIPNFAPELFRRIRLRDPLKQKQLLKGLVQLSEEGAVQVFRPIANNDLIVGAVGVLQFDVVVARLKSEYNVEAIYESVNVATARWVEGNDVKKFEEFKRKNEVQLALDGGDNLTYIAPTMVNLNITQERYPDVTFRKTREH
- a CDS encoding periplasmic protein produces the protein MTTTKISKTLLAVVLGSVLASTSAFAEDTLLNKTESTADSAGKKIDSSMTKVGNFMDDSGITAKVKAALVDDKNIKSTDISVKTDNKVVTLSGFVESQAQAEQAVATAKKVEGVTSVSDKLHVRDAKTQSVKGYAGDAATTSEIKAKLLADSIVPSRHVKVETTDGVVQLSGEVKSAAQSEKAESIAKAVEGVKSVKNDLKVK
- a CDS encoding deoxyribonuclease YjjV — translated: MSFTFYDTHCHFDFPPFTGDEEHSLALAAEAGVRKIIVPAIEAGRFNRVLALAQKHPALYAALGMHPIVIEKHDEAGLTALEDLLRQKPAKLIAIGEIGLDLYREDPQFDRQEFILGEQLKLAKRYDLPVLLHSRRTHDKLALHLKRHNLPRTGVVHGFAGSLQQAERFIAMGYRIGVGGTITYPRASKTRDVMARLPLSSLLLETDAPDMPLNGWQGQPNRPERAAKVFDTLCELRPEPAEIIANALKNNADELFAF
- a CDS encoding nucleoside transporter NupC, with translation MQILMGLIGMVALLLIAVLLSSNRKAINLRTVIGAWLIQIGIGALILYVPVGRKVLLAMSEGVANVIAYGNSGISFLFGGLVSDKMFEVFGGGGFIFALRVLPIIVFFSSLIAVLYYLGVMQLVIRILGGGLRKVLKTSRTESLSATANIFVGQTEAPLVVRPYISTMTRSELFAVMCGGLASVAGSVLAGYAQMGVPLEYLIAASFMAAPGGLLFAKIMLPETETPNDTPELESMKNDPDRPANVLDAAASGAASGMQLALNVGAMLLAFVALIALLNGMLSGIGGWFNYPQLSLELMLGWVFSPVAWLIGVPWSEATVAGSFIGQKLIINEFVAYLNFGAYLKDDAEVAAAGLQVLSGHTKAIISFALCGFANLSSIAILIGGLGSMAPNRRHDVAQLGMKAVAAGTLSNLMSATIAGLFLAL
- a CDS encoding deoxyribose-phosphate aldolase (catalyzes the formation of D-glyceraldehyde 3-phosphate and acetaldehyde from 2-deoxy-D-ribose-5-phosphate) is translated as MTDLTQSSLRALKLMDLTTLNEDDTNEKVIALCHQAKTAVGNTAAICIYPRFIPIARKTLKEQGTPDIRIATVTNFPHGNDDIDIALAETRAAIAYGADEVDVVFPYRALIAGNEQVGFDLVKACKDACASANVLLKVIIETGELKTEELIRKASAIAIKAGADFIKTSTGKVPVNATPESARIMMEVIRDMGVEKTVGFKPAGGVRSAEDAAQFLAIADDLFGADWADSRHYRFGASSLLASLLKALGHGDGKSASSY